A region of Nostoc sp. 'Peltigera membranacea cyanobiont' N6 DNA encodes the following proteins:
- a CDS encoding DUF4346 domain-containing protein: MDLIVEDLAVIDDKLSQRHIDLDPGGYFIIYLDKDAGLIYAKHFTNVIDERGLAIDPETGKVIPAREKVERTYTTVFSARTAKELCVKIFEETQPSPVTQLDHAAYLGREFVRAEVALVTGQEYVQD, translated from the coding sequence ATGGATTTAATAGTTGAAGATTTAGCCGTAATTGATGATAAACTTTCCCAGCGTCATATTGACCTCGATCCCGGTGGATATTTCATTATTTACTTAGATAAAGACGCAGGGTTAATTTATGCCAAGCATTTTACAAATGTGATTGATGAGCGTGGTTTAGCTATCGATCCAGAAACAGGGAAGGTAATTCCGGCGCGAGAAAAGGTAGAACGAACTTACACAACGGTTTTTAGCGCGAGGACAGCGAAAGAACTTTGCGTGAAGATTTTTGAAGAAACTCAGCCCTCTCCTGTGACTCAATTAGATCATGCAGCTTATTTGGGTCGAGAATTTGTCCGGGCTGAGGTGGCTTTAGTCACAGGACAAGAGTATGTTCAAGACTAA
- a CDS encoding glycosyltransferase family 2 protein, with protein sequence MLERITPLILTYNEFPNIHRAIERLTWAKEIIVIDSYSTDKTIEILHSYPQVKVFQRKFDTHATQWNYGLEKIKSSWVLSLDADYILTDELISEIAALPIDGEIDGYFTKFKYCIFGKPLRGTILPPRQTLFRKNKAIYIDDGHTQVLQLTGKSAELSTCIHHDDRKPLSRWLWAQDRYMAIEAKKLQETPESELSFSDRIRKQKILAPFIILIYCLILKGGILDGWHGWYYAFQRMLAETLLAIRLFEYGKL encoded by the coding sequence ATGCTAGAGAGAATTACTCCTCTCATTCTCACTTACAACGAATTCCCAAATATTCATCGTGCCATCGAGCGCCTGACTTGGGCAAAGGAGATTATTGTTATTGATAGCTATAGTACAGATAAAACTATAGAAATTCTCCACTCCTATCCACAAGTTAAAGTATTTCAACGTAAATTTGATACTCATGCTACACAGTGGAACTACGGCTTAGAAAAAATTAAATCATCATGGGTGCTTTCTTTGGACGCAGATTATATCCTCACTGATGAGTTAATTTCTGAAATCGCAGCTTTACCAATTGATGGAGAGATTGACGGCTATTTTACCAAGTTTAAGTACTGTATATTTGGTAAGCCACTGCGTGGGACTATACTTCCCCCCCGTCAAACTCTGTTTCGGAAAAACAAAGCTATCTACATAGATGATGGGCATACACAGGTTTTGCAACTTACGGGTAAGTCTGCTGAACTGTCTACTTGTATTCATCACGACGATCGCAAACCCCTAAGCCGTTGGCTGTGGGCACAGGATCGCTATATGGCGATCGAAGCTAAAAAACTACAAGAGACTCCAGAAAGCGAACTTAGTTTTAGCGATCGCATCCGTAAACAAAAAATCCTCGCTCCCTTTATCATCTTAATTTACTGTCTGATCCTGAAAGGCGGTATTCTAGACGGCTGGCATGGTTGGTACTATGCATTTCAGCGAATGCTAGCAGAAACTCTTTTGGCAATTCGTCTATTTGAGTATGGAAAATTGTAG
- the surE gene encoding 5'/3'-nucleotidase SurE, translating to MTIILTNDDGIDAPGIKALIKAVNGKNFIIAAPLDHQSGCGHQVTTTRAIKLQRRSETEYAIAGTPADCIRIAISQISADVKFVLSGINAGGNLGVDAYISGTVAAVREAAMHGIPGIAISHYRKAKQNFDWDIATKLTVEVLADLLKRPLEPGSFWNVNLPHLQPGEAEPEMVFCQACTKPLPVNYRVEGDDFYYVGEYGKRDRTPGSDVDVCFSGNIAVTQLKV from the coding sequence ATGACCATAATTTTAACTAACGACGATGGTATTGATGCCCCCGGTATAAAAGCTTTAATCAAAGCTGTAAACGGCAAGAATTTTATTATCGCGGCTCCTCTCGATCATCAGTCTGGGTGTGGACATCAAGTTACTACCACTCGTGCTATCAAACTTCAACGACGTTCTGAGACTGAATATGCGATCGCAGGTACTCCCGCTGATTGTATAAGAATTGCTATTTCACAAATTAGCGCAGATGTCAAGTTTGTGCTTTCAGGTATCAATGCTGGGGGAAACTTGGGAGTCGATGCCTACATTTCTGGCACAGTGGCGGCTGTGCGGGAAGCCGCAATGCACGGTATTCCCGGAATTGCTATTTCTCACTATCGCAAAGCCAAGCAGAATTTTGATTGGGATATAGCCACTAAATTAACAGTTGAAGTTTTAGCCGACTTACTCAAGCGTCCCCTAGAACCGGGAAGCTTTTGGAATGTGAACCTACCGCATCTGCAACCAGGAGAAGCAGAACCGGAAATGGTATTTTGCCAAGCCTGTACCAAACCTTTACCCGTGAACTATCGAGTTGAAGGCGATGATTTTTATTATGTAGGCGAATATGGCAAACGCGATCGCACTCCCGGAAGCGATGTGGATGTATGTTTTTCTGGCAATATCGCGGTAACTCAGTTAAAGGTTTGA
- a CDS encoding glycosyltransferase, producing MKILHIIPSVASVRGGPSQAVLETVKALRNQGVAAEIVTTNDNGNNLLDVPLGKPIEYKQVPVQFFSRFSPKVTSIREFAFSSQLTTWLWQNAKKYDLLHIHAIFSYASTVAMAIARFQGIPYIVRPLGQLCEWSLQQSARRKQIYLNLIERSNLNHSQALHLTSEQEQQEVSRLALSPPTFVLPHGLSIPPAIPNARSRLREHLQVPADEPIILFLSRLHPKKGLDYLIPALGKLTNYRFTFVIAGSGSKEYEAEIESLIVSNGMRDRTHFAGFVTGEEKNLFIQGSDIFALTSYAENFGIAVLEALAVGIPVVVTPGVALAAVVQQNKLGYVPELDVQAIAEAVDCYLSHPQAIKDMGDRARKLVLENYTWNHIAENLMEIYTKLIKQQLLSQTLI from the coding sequence ATGAAAATTCTGCATATTATTCCTTCAGTAGCATCAGTGCGAGGTGGGCCAAGTCAAGCAGTATTAGAAACAGTTAAAGCACTGCGAAATCAAGGGGTTGCAGCAGAAATTGTAACCACTAATGATAATGGCAATAATTTACTCGATGTACCTCTTGGCAAACCTATAGAGTATAAGCAAGTACCAGTTCAGTTTTTTTCGCGCTTTTCTCCTAAAGTTACGTCCATAAGAGAATTTGCATTTTCTAGTCAGCTAACTACATGGTTGTGGCAAAATGCTAAAAAGTATGACTTGTTACACATCCATGCTATTTTCTCCTATGCTTCTACGGTGGCAATGGCGATCGCTCGTTTTCAAGGCATTCCTTACATTGTTCGCCCACTAGGACAACTGTGCGAATGGTCACTTCAGCAAAGTGCTCGCAGAAAACAAATTTATCTCAACTTGATCGAACGGTCAAACCTCAATCACTCTCAGGCGCTTCATCTTACCTCTGAACAAGAACAGCAAGAAGTTTCTCGTTTAGCTCTGAGTCCCCCTACTTTTGTTCTACCTCACGGACTCTCTATTCCTCCTGCTATCCCCAATGCTCGTTCTCGACTTCGGGAACATTTGCAAGTCCCAGCAGATGAACCAATAATTTTATTTTTATCACGCTTGCACCCCAAAAAAGGACTAGATTATCTCATCCCCGCCTTGGGGAAACTCACTAATTACCGTTTCACCTTTGTGATTGCAGGTAGTGGTTCCAAAGAGTACGAAGCGGAAATTGAGTCTCTGATCGTCTCAAATGGGATGCGCGATCGCACCCATTTTGCTGGATTTGTGACTGGAGAGGAAAAAAACCTTTTCATTCAAGGGTCAGATATATTTGCCTTGACATCCTACGCCGAGAACTTCGGCATAGCAGTTTTAGAGGCTTTAGCTGTTGGTATTCCGGTTGTTGTTACTCCTGGTGTTGCTTTAGCTGCTGTTGTTCAACAAAACAAACTTGGTTACGTTCCCGAATTGGATGTGCAGGCGATCGCCGAAGCTGTTGATTGTTATTTGAGCCATCCTCAAGCAATTAAGGATATGGGCGATCGCGCCCGTAAACTAGTTTTGGAGAACTATACCTGGAATCATATTGCGGAAAATCTAATGGAGATATATACGAAACTTATTAAGCAACAATTACTATCTCAAACACTAATTTAG
- a CDS encoding phytanoyl-CoA dioxygenase family protein codes for MTILNPNLRRLIAYLFSCFLPKTRNRKIDIETRKNIQSLQEDGLVVLDKFVTDTQIQEIRLYLSTKLCIDRHRPGNGKFIAPRFAHKSSIHAYYTPEDIVDTPHLLELANETRVLSIVENIFGAKPTISLMQIWWLLSGFDVQENLNERYFTHPGEFHRDLDDWSEIKLFIYLTDVDESSGPHAFIKKSHTWLLPPRTRDVDIDDNPNFPIENNLIKLTGEAGFAWLENSYVLHRSIIPKNKHRLIVAVTYTLFPLPLGPKKPLRSYPKPHQFNTYTNRIYLK; via the coding sequence ATGACGATCTTAAATCCCAATCTGCGGAGGTTAATCGCATATTTATTTTCCTGTTTTCTTCCCAAAACTCGTAATCGTAAAATTGATATTGAAACAAGAAAAAATATCCAATCTTTGCAAGAAGATGGATTAGTTGTTTTGGATAAGTTTGTGACAGATACTCAAATTCAAGAAATTAGATTGTACCTGTCTACAAAGCTATGCATCGATCGGCATCGTCCAGGAAATGGGAAGTTTATCGCACCCAGATTCGCTCATAAATCTTCTATTCATGCTTATTATACACCAGAGGATATTGTCGATACTCCACATCTATTGGAACTTGCAAACGAAACAAGGGTTTTAAGCATAGTAGAGAATATATTTGGAGCAAAACCAACAATTTCTTTGATGCAGATTTGGTGGTTATTATCTGGCTTTGATGTTCAAGAAAATTTAAATGAACGATATTTTACACATCCCGGAGAATTTCATCGAGACCTTGATGATTGGTCAGAAATTAAGTTGTTTATATATTTAACTGATGTAGATGAAAGTTCTGGGCCTCATGCATTTATAAAAAAATCTCATACATGGTTACTACCACCGAGAACGAGAGATGTAGATATTGATGATAATCCTAATTTTCCTATAGAAAATAACTTAATAAAACTTACTGGTGAGGCAGGCTTCGCTTGGCTTGAGAATAGCTATGTACTCCACCGCTCTATTATTCCTAAAAACAAGCATCGGTTGATTGTAGCAGTTACTTACACCTTGTTTCCATTACCATTAGGGCCGAAAAAGCCTTTAAGATCGTATCCCAAACCCCATCAATTTAATACCTACACCAATAGAATCTACTTAAAATAA
- the psb32 gene encoding photosystem II repair protein Psb32, with protein MKQLLKQVFSSQKHLIRLILPLVTVILAASLFAAPALATGVYQIPNLTAGNNTWVLDRSEVISRLNEGKISSAFEDLAKQTDKEVRIVTVRRLDYGETPESFTKELFEKWFPTKEAQANQTLLVIDTVTNGTAIITGDKVKPILTDSIAASVATETVSVPLRNGNKYNQAFLDASDRLVAVLSGKADPGPPKITDNVQVEGTYKKAEETNQGNATAWVVGLLIAATVIPMATYYIYQINQPSSDG; from the coding sequence ATGAAACAGCTCCTCAAACAAGTATTTAGCAGTCAAAAACACCTCATCCGGCTGATTTTACCATTGGTGACGGTTATTTTAGCAGCTTCGCTGTTTGCCGCACCTGCTTTAGCCACAGGTGTGTATCAAATACCCAACCTCACAGCAGGAAATAACACCTGGGTTTTGGATCGAAGTGAAGTCATCAGCCGTCTGAATGAAGGTAAGATTAGCAGCGCTTTCGAGGATTTAGCAAAGCAAACAGACAAAGAAGTTAGAATTGTGACTGTTCGCCGCCTCGACTACGGTGAAACACCAGAAAGCTTCACCAAAGAGTTGTTTGAAAAATGGTTTCCCACAAAAGAAGCCCAAGCTAATCAAACTTTATTGGTTATTGATACAGTTACCAATGGTACTGCCATTATTACTGGGGATAAAGTCAAACCAATACTTACTGACTCTATTGCTGCGAGTGTAGCTACTGAAACGGTAAGTGTGCCCTTACGCAATGGTAACAAATACAATCAGGCATTTCTCGATGCAAGCGATCGCCTTGTCGCCGTCCTCTCTGGAAAAGCCGATCCAGGTCCACCCAAAATCACTGACAATGTGCAGGTAGAAGGAACCTACAAGAAAGCAGAAGAAACTAACCAAGGTAACGCTACTGCTTGGGTTGTAGGATTGTTAATTGCCGCCACCGTTATCCCAATGGCGACTTACTATATCTATCAGATAAATCAGCCATCATCTGATGGGTAA
- a CDS encoding carbamoyltransferase family protein, protein MNILGINAYHGDASACLVQDGQLIAAVEEERFNRVKHWAGFPAESIRYCLKVGGISAADLDHVAVSFNPKANLNRKLLFTLQQRPSLSSLLDRFNKQSKSTSLKQQLAEACYSTPEDIRATIHNLEHHTTHLASAFFISPFEKAAILSIDGMGDFVSTLAAAGEGNRLEYFDRTHYPHSIGYLYNAITLYLGFPAYGDEYKVMGLAPYGEPEYLEAFRRIIYPKGDSFELNLDYFTHHEQGIAMKWEDGAPIVEPFHSPELEKLLGPARNSKSEVTQKHQNIAASVQAVTEEIVFHLINRLSDRYKSENLCLAGGVAMNSVTNGKITQNTPFKNIYIPVGAADNGTSIGAAFFIWNHLLKQPRNFVLDHAYWGSEFTDEECLLALQAHDLQPQIREREALLHHVVDALCEGKVVGWFQGRMEFAARALGNRSLLADPRRADMRDIINLKIKFREKFRPFAPSILEERVGEFFEVDEPAPFMEKVFKIRPEKREQIPAVTHVDGTGRLQSVSRQTNPLYWDLINTFAQRTGIPIVLNTSLNENEPIVRTPTEAIQCFLRTHMDALVLGSYYVERKDIKSESRV, encoded by the coding sequence ATGAATATTCTCGGAATTAATGCTTACCACGGTGATGCTTCAGCTTGTCTCGTCCAAGATGGCCAACTGATTGCCGCAGTTGAAGAAGAACGGTTTAATAGAGTCAAACATTGGGCAGGATTTCCCGCAGAATCTATTCGCTATTGCTTAAAAGTTGGTGGTATTAGTGCAGCAGACTTAGATCATGTGGCGGTATCTTTTAACCCCAAAGCTAATCTAAATCGTAAGCTCCTTTTTACTCTCCAACAACGTCCTTCCTTATCATCACTTTTAGATCGGTTTAATAAACAAAGTAAATCTACAAGTCTTAAGCAACAGTTAGCAGAAGCTTGTTATTCTACACCTGAAGATATTCGGGCTACAATCCATAACCTGGAACACCATACAACTCACCTAGCCAGTGCCTTTTTCATTTCACCCTTTGAAAAAGCAGCAATCTTATCTATTGATGGGATGGGAGACTTTGTGAGTACTTTAGCTGCTGCTGGTGAAGGGAATCGTTTAGAGTACTTCGATCGCACTCACTATCCTCACTCCATCGGTTATCTTTACAATGCCATCACCCTTTATTTAGGCTTTCCCGCTTATGGAGATGAATATAAGGTGATGGGATTAGCGCCTTATGGAGAACCAGAATATTTGGAAGCGTTTCGGCGAATTATTTATCCGAAAGGTGATAGTTTTGAGTTGAATTTAGATTACTTCACTCACCATGAGCAAGGTATTGCCATGAAGTGGGAAGATGGAGCGCCGATTGTTGAACCTTTTCACAGCCCAGAGCTAGAGAAATTATTGGGGCCGGCGCGAAATTCTAAATCAGAAGTTACCCAAAAACATCAAAACATTGCTGCTTCTGTGCAAGCGGTGACAGAAGAGATTGTTTTTCATTTAATTAATCGACTGAGCGATCGCTACAAGAGTGAAAATCTCTGTTTAGCGGGTGGTGTGGCAATGAATTCTGTCACAAATGGCAAGATTACTCAAAATACTCCCTTTAAGAATATCTATATTCCAGTGGGTGCTGCTGACAATGGTACATCAATTGGGGCAGCCTTCTTTATCTGGAATCATCTACTCAAGCAGCCACGTAATTTTGTTTTAGATCATGCTTATTGGGGTTCGGAATTTACTGATGAAGAATGCTTACTAGCATTGCAAGCGCACGATTTACAACCTCAAATCCGAGAGCGAGAAGCACTGCTACACCATGTTGTTGACGCGCTTTGTGAAGGTAAAGTAGTCGGTTGGTTCCAAGGAAGAATGGAGTTTGCTGCTAGGGCTTTGGGTAACAGATCCCTCCTCGCCGATCCGCGCCGTGCTGATATGCGGGATATTATCAACCTGAAAATCAAATTCCGGGAAAAGTTTCGTCCCTTTGCTCCCAGCATTTTGGAAGAACGGGTAGGCGAATTCTTTGAGGTTGATGAACCAGCGCCATTTATGGAAAAAGTCTTCAAAATTCGCCCTGAAAAAAGAGAGCAAATTCCAGCTGTTACCCATGTTGATGGTACTGGCCGCTTACAAAGTGTGAGTCGTCAAACTAATCCCCTTTATTGGGATTTGATTAATACCTTTGCTCAACGGACTGGTATTCCCATCGTTTTAAATACGTCTCTCAACGAAAATGAACCGATTGTTCGCACACCTACAGAAGCCATTCAGTGCTTCTTGAGAACTCACATGGATGCATTGGTTTTGGGTTCCTATTATGTAGAACGCAAAGATATTAAATCAGAATCTAGGGTATAG
- a CDS encoding acyltransferase family protein has protein sequence MFKIRLIGAPKLTKMTQKSFRLLDKLSIAEIKRGSKLSIGLDFLRAIATIEVVISHLRNLYFVDYDQISIQNNLFVRFFYFITGFAHQAVITFFVLSGLLIGNSVFKKLQQHKFTWKSYLIARLSRLWIVLIPALLLGLTWDLVGNFLSQGQSIVYSGALGTNIIPQPVVNSISPSIFLGNLFFLQNIYFPTLGSNAALWSLSHELWYYITFPVMMLLVIDFPKFNQCLIWITVLLFLLFGMKLRSDEGFLVWLFGSLPLLISPNKKLSQQHQSYFLLSAYSLAIVTLIAIRINVINSHADLILGIVVSVLVLAMSLQQGKENLNMITRVSLWISEFSYTIYLTHVPFLIFILSFVIKNERWQPDTQHLFYILILLIITLFYARIVYLLTERYTPQLRDYLKIALSKTSSF, from the coding sequence ATGTTCAAAATCCGTCTTATTGGCGCACCCAAACTCACAAAAATGACTCAGAAAAGTTTTAGACTATTAGATAAACTCTCTATAGCTGAAATCAAACGTGGTAGCAAACTCTCTATAGGGCTAGATTTTTTAAGAGCGATCGCAACTATCGAAGTTGTTATTAGTCATCTCAGAAACTTATACTTTGTTGACTATGACCAGATTTCCATTCAAAATAATCTTTTTGTCAGATTTTTCTATTTTATAACTGGCTTTGCTCATCAAGCTGTTATTACTTTCTTTGTTCTCAGTGGTTTGTTGATTGGTAACTCAGTTTTCAAGAAGTTACAACAACATAAATTTACTTGGAAATCATATCTGATAGCTCGTCTATCACGACTGTGGATTGTTCTAATTCCAGCACTACTCCTTGGTCTTACTTGGGATCTAGTAGGTAACTTCCTCAGTCAAGGACAGTCTATTGTTTATTCAGGCGCTCTGGGCACAAATATTATTCCTCAACCAGTTGTAAATAGTATCAGCCCCTCTATCTTTCTGGGTAATCTATTTTTCCTACAAAATATTTACTTTCCTACGTTAGGGTCAAATGCAGCACTATGGAGTCTAAGCCACGAGTTATGGTACTATATAACCTTTCCAGTTATGATGTTGTTAGTTATCGATTTTCCAAAATTTAATCAATGTCTCATTTGGATAACTGTTTTATTATTCTTACTTTTTGGAATGAAACTTAGGAGTGATGAAGGATTCTTAGTATGGTTATTTGGAAGCTTACCTTTATTAATTTCCCCAAATAAAAAATTATCACAACAACATCAGTCATATTTTTTATTATCCGCATATAGTTTGGCGATCGTGACTCTGATAGCAATTAGAATTAACGTCATTAATAGCCATGCTGATTTAATTTTAGGGATTGTTGTTTCTGTTCTCGTCCTGGCAATGTCTCTCCAGCAAGGAAAAGAAAATCTAAATATGATTACTAGAGTTTCACTCTGGATTTCTGAGTTTTCATACACCATTTATTTGACACATGTCCCATTTTTAATATTTATTCTATCTTTTGTAATTAAAAATGAAAGATGGCAACCTGATACTCAGCACCTTTTTTATATTTTGATCCTATTAATAATAACTCTATTTTATGCGAGAATCGTATACTTGTTAACTGAGAGATATACACCTCAACTCAGAGACTACTTAAAAATCGCTCTTTCCAAAACAAGCTCATTCTAG